The Anolis carolinensis isolate JA03-04 chromosome 2, rAnoCar3.1.pri, whole genome shotgun sequence genome has a window encoding:
- the LOC134296492 gene encoding uncharacterized protein LOC134296492 gives MVTLEIGDQQLDFLVDTGAEKSVVNTKISPPTRETTKVIGVSGKTQKCPFLKERTCNLAGHQVKHKMLYLPDCPVPLLGRDILSKLQAQLQFMKNGQMELSFPMEEEWRLFQVRIFTEEIQWPWHETPLVWAEDNPPGLAKYVPPVVVEVKRGMGPICKPQYPISREAVQGIRKHLERLLQHGILVPCSSPWNTPLLPVKKPGGQGEYRPVQDLRAVNQATVPLTPVVPNPYIMMSLVPAFAKWFTVLDLKDAFFCIRLAPVSQPIFAFQWESQQSGQRTQYVWTRLPQGFRDSPTIFGQALAKDLQDFVIPKEEGIWLQYVDDLLIACRTLGGTREHTLRLLKTLEEKGYKVSKKKAQLCCPTVKYLGFHLTEGKKMLGAGRKEVVCAIPTPSTRRQVREFLGSAGYCRQWIPNYAVLAKPLYQATRGGREDPFEWTEECQQAFKALKEALMSSPALGLPDLEKPFILFAAEREGTAVGVLTQPLGSWQRPIAYLSKQLDTVARGLPPCLRAVAASVDLIKEANKLTLGQPLTVKVPHSVEALLDTKGPRWLTSERLMKYEGLLCDNPLVTLETCSTLNPATLLPTPGDTKIHQCAQVMDEVFSSRPDLKDVPLTKVDDTLFTDGSSFMENNQRHSGYAVVRWGGETLEAGSLPPGTSAQKAELIALTRALELSSGKRVNVYTDSKYAFTTLHAHGALYKERGLLTSGGKCVKHAGEIVDLLEAVWKPRQVAVMHCKGHQRGDDPVVQGNRQADLAAKEAARLPYIEHQVMALQVELTEHNITYTPEEEEWALKEKGQWSGELIVMPDARVYVPKDLAWHLVQHMHQNTHLGKMALANLLGRQLYIDGLHSLTAAAARRCWTCIKNNPREGPLKPPGVQHVGGVPFEALVTDFTEMPPYKGYKYLLVFVDTYTGWVEAYPTRTEKAVEVSTALMKDVIPRFGIPLEIGSDNGPAYIQQAVQGLCRILGIKWKLHCAYRPQSSGKVERMNRTLKAQLGKLCQETGLPWTVVLPMALLGIRCTPHKRTGLSPFERLYGRPPLNLKGALETGAEQHLIGEKQTLAQVQALGRQMQQLEKYISELNPPFPTTPLHCFSPGDEVLVKDWKIEPLGPKWRGPYVVLLSTPTAVKVKEIKPWIHYTRVKLAPEEWRTERVPGEDLRLRIIRQLPKGSTRP, from the coding sequence atggtcacacttgaaatcggggaccaacaattggactttttagtggacacaggtgccgaaaaatcagtagtaaatacaaaaattagtccaccaactcgggaaactacgaaagtaataggggtgtctgggaagacccagaagtgccccttccttaaggaacgcacctgcaatctggccggacatcaggtcaagcataagatgttatatctcccagactgcccagtccctttattgggaagggacattttatcaaaattacaagcacaactccagttcatgaagaatggacaaatggaactatcatttcccatggaagaggaatggagactgtttcaagttaggatttttactgaagaaatacaatggccatggcatgagactcctttagtgtgggcagaagataatcctccaggattagctaaatatgttccaccggtggtggtggaagtgaaaagaggaatgggacccatatgtaagccacagtatcccatcagtcgagaggcggtgcaggggatcagaaagcatctagagcgacttctgcagcatgggatattggtaccatgcagttccccgtggaacacgcccctgctcccagtcaagaaacctggaggacaaggagaatatcgcccagttcaagatttgcgggctgtaaatcaagccaccgttcccctaaccccggtagtgccaaatccatacatcatgatgagtctagtaccagcatttgccaaatggtttactgtattggatttaaaggatgcattcttttgcattcgattggcccctgtatcccaaccgatctttgctttccaatgggaatctcagcagtcagggcaaaggacccaatatgtttggacacgccttcctcaggggttccgggacagcccgaccatttttggtcaagccctggccaaagacttacaggattttgtaatacctaaagaagaaggaatttggcttcagtacgtagatgatctgcttatcgcttgccggacactagggggcactagagagcatactttgaggttactcaagacattggaagagaagggttacaaagtgtcaaagaaaaaggcccagttgtgctgtcccacagtgaaatatttggggttccatctgaccgaaggaaagaagatgttaggagctggaagaaaggaagttgtttgtgccatccccactcccagtacccggcgacaggtgcgggaatttttgggatcagcaggatattgcagacagtggatccccaactacgccgtgttggctaagccactgtaccaggctacgagaggtggaagagaagatccatttgagtggacagaagaatgtcaacaggcatttaaggcattaaaagaagcattgatgtcatctccagcattaggactgcccgatttggaaaaaccattcattctgttcgctgcagagcgggaaggaacagcggttggagtattgacccaaccactaggttcatggcaaaggccgattgcctacttgtcaaagcaattggacacagtggctcgtggattgccaccttgcctgagggctgtggcagcatcagtagatttaatcaaagaagcgaataaattgaccctaggacagccactgacagttaaggtgccccatagcgttgaGGCACTGctagacactaagggaccgcgctggctcacaagtgagaggttaatgaaatatgagggattgttgtgtgacaacccactggtgaccctggagacttgctccactctgaatccggccaccttgctcccgactccaggagacaccaagatccatcagtgtgcccaggtgatggatgaggtattctccagtcgaccggatttgaaggatgtgccactaactaaggtggacgacactctgttcacagatggaagctcctttatggaaaataatcaaagacactcaggttatgcggttgtccggtgggggggagagacgctggaagcagggtcactgcccccggggacttctgcccagaaggccgaattgattgccctgacccgagcgttggaattgtcaagcggaaagcgggttaacgtctacacagactcaaaatatgccttcactaccctccacgcacacggagcactgtacaaggagcgcgggctcctcacgtctggaggaaagtgcgtgaaacatgctggagagattgtggatctcctggaggcggtttggaagccaaggcaggtggctgtgatgcattgtaaagggcaccaacgtggagacgatcccgtagtgcaaggaaataggcaggctgatctggcagccaaagaggcagctaggctgccctatattgaacatcaggtaatggccctacaggtagaattaactgaacataacattacatatacaccagaggaagaagaatgggccttaaaggagaaaggtcagtggtcaggagaactcatagtgatgccagacgcccgtgtctacgtccctaaggacttggcatggcacttagtccaacacatgcaccaaaacacacatttaggaaaaatggcattggcaaatctgctaggacgacagttgtatatcgatggattacatagcctaacggcagcagcagcccgaagatgctggacatgtataaaaaataaccccagagaaggacccctcaagccaccaggagtccaacatgtgggtggggtaccctttgaagctttagtcactgactttacagaaatgcccccatacaaaggatacaaatatttactggtgttcgtggacacatacacaggatgggtggaggcttaccctacaaggactgagaaggctgtagaggtttcaacagctctaatgaaagatgttattcccagatttggcatacccttagaaattggatcagataatggccccgcatatattcaacaggctgtgcaaggattatgtagaattttgggcataaaatggaagttacattgtgcatatagaccccaatcttctggaaaagtggaaagaatgaataggacattaaaggctcagcttgggaaactttgccaagagacaggattgccgtggacggtggttttgcccatggcattattaggaatcagatgtacaccacacaaacggacaggactctccccttttgaaagactctatggacgaccccctttgaacttgaagggagccttagagacaggagctgagcaacacctcataggagagaaacagacattggcccaggttcaggctttgggcagacaaatgcagcagttagaaaaatacatttctgaattgaacccaccattccctaccacacctctacattgtttttcaccaggtgacgaggttctggtcaaggattggaagattgagccattgggacccaagtggcgaggaccctatgttgtgctcctgtctacccccactgcagtgaaggtgaaggagattaagccgtggatacattacacccgtgtaaaactagcacctgaggagtggcggacggagcgagttcctggtgaggacctgagactcaggatcatccggcaactccctaaggggtcaacaaggccatga